The segment CCGCAAGCTGAGCTGGGCCAACTGGTCGCTGCACGACAAGCCCGAGACTGCCTCCGCGCTCGTCCCCGGCGCGAGCACCACCGGTAACTGGCCCGCCTCGGCCCTCACGCCCTCCGGCACCTTCATCAAGCAGAAGCTGTTGCAGTAATCCGCGACGGGCGGGAGGCCTGAAGCTCCCGGGCCTCCCGCCCGCACCGGCTTGATCCGAAAGAACGCATGGTTCGCGCGTTCCCTCCTGACAGGGTATCCACATGAGAAAAGATACGGCAGCTCGTCAACCCTCCCAAGCTGAAGCCCTCACCCGCACGAAGCCCTCGTTTCACGCCGCTTCGGCCCTCCTCCTCTCCGCCGCCCTGGCCGGCTGCGGCGGCTCGCCCGGCGAGGCGGGCGTCGCGGGCGCGAGTCTGGAGGAAGGCCAGGCGGAGAGCGCGCTCGAGCTCCGCGAAGGCTCGGGGGGCGACACCACCTCCGCCCCCACGCTCGCGTGCGCGCCGCTGTGCAATGGGAGCTGCACCCCCATCGATCTCGCGACCATCAACACCAACGGCGCCATTAATATCGCGCTGACGGACCAGTACGTGTACTACGGCGGCGGCTATGGCTCCGAGGTCAGCAACGACGAGGTAGGCAGGGTCCCCAAGGCCGGCGGCGCGAAGACCGTCCTCATCAATCGGCTCACCTACGTGACCGAGCTCGTGGGAAGCGGCCCATACGCCTACTTCTCCGGCAGTGGTCGCGGCCTCGGGAGCAACTTGAACAGGGTGAACCCTGACGGCACCATCACCGCGCTGCCGGTCACTGGCGGCTACCCGTCGGGGGTGGCGGTGGACTCGACCCATATCTACTGGATCGGCAACAATCAATACAACATCTACGCCCAGCCGCTCTCGGGCGGGACCGCTTCCCTGGTCGTCCCTCATGATCCTGTTCAGGGCGGGCTGCGGACGTCATTGTTCGCGGACGGCGATAGCCTGTACTATCGCGAACTCGGCTCTCTCTCTTCCACCATGAAGGCGCCCAAGTCTGGCGCCGCGGCGCCGATCAAGCTCACTCGCACGAGCTGGTATCTCGACTTCGACGACGCCAACGTCTACTACGCCGCGAGCGGGGTCTACAGAATTCCCAAGAGCGGCGGCACCGCCGTCAAGCTCGCCGCCACGGGGACGAGGGTCGTCGTCGATAGCGAGAGGATCTACTGGCTCGATGGAACAGCCCTCCGGGCGATGTGCAAGGACGGCACCGGCGCCCAGGTCCTGGCGTCCACCGGCGAGTCTTATAACCTCGCCGTGGACAGCACGGGGGTCTACTGGGCTGGCGAGGGCAAGATCCGGAAGATCGCGAAGTAGCCCGGCAGCGCAGCGCGGGGGCGAGCTCGGGAAGGGAGTGCGCGCTTGACCCCTGCGCTCCAGGAGGTGTCAGAGAACTTGTTCCGCTCCCTCGCCGCCTACGAGTCGTCTGACACCTCTCAGCAGACACCTCTCAGCAGCGAACACCTCTCAGCGCACACGCCCTCAACAGGCCTTCCATCCTTCCTATAGGCCTAGTCCACGCAAAGCGCCGCCTGCAGCTTGCCGTCCTCCACGGTGGCGAAGCAGCCACAGGGATCGTTGCTGACCTGGCAGGTTCCGGTGACGGGCGCGTCGGCGGGCGGTTGGCCGTCGGCCGTGTAGCGGCAGGATCCCTGGCAGTCGTCGCCGTCGCGGCAGGCCTTGCCCGCGTCGGCGTAGGGGATGACGCACATCGGGCGGGCCAGCATGCACACGGGGCGGACGGTCCCGCCCTTGGCGGCGCAGGCCTTCGCGTCGATGGCGGGCGTAGGGCCGCCGGGCTGAGCCGGGTGGGAGGCGCCGTCCGGCGCTGGGTGGATCGGCTGCGGGTCGGTGGCTGCTGGCGTGGCGCAGGCGGCGAGGGCGAGAACGGCGGCGAGGATCAGGCGGCGCATGGGGAGAGGATAGCGGGGCCAGCCGCAGGGGTCATCCCTGCCCTGAACGGGACGGATGACAAAGAAAACCTCCGGCGCCTTCATCTGAATGTGGAGGCGGCAGGAATCGAACCCACGCCGGGCGGTGCGAAACTCCCAGCAGAATCGCGCCCTTACCTCGTGACCGCCCGGAATGATTGGAAGTCGGTATCCCGCCACGTCCCCGCTGTGTCCTGCGCTGTCCCAGTACATTCCGCAGGCTCCTGCGACATATTGCGGCAGACACGTGAGGCCCGGCCACTCGGCGCTCTTCGCCACCAGACCCTCTTTCACCCCAGGGGCCAGCACGTAGCGCGACCGGCCTACCAGGGCCGTGTCGTCCAGCCGACTTCCTGACGTGCGGAGACCGCGCGCCGTCTGGACTCACGGGATTGACAATCTTGACGGTTCTTGTCGGACCTCGTGGCGTCTAGGCTCAACCGGTTGTCGTGATGATGGAAGCGGAACGAGGCGCGTTTGAATACAAGGCGCTCATCTGTTTCCCCTCGGGGACCGGTCGTCCAATCATTCCCATCTTCTATTCAGCCGAACCGCGAGCACGGTCCCTCGAGAGTTGTCTTCAGCGGCGAGAGGGATTGGTATTGGTGGGCTGTCTTCGAGATTCGGGGAAGAGATGAGCCAGGTTTTCGGATGGATGCTGGTGGTGAACCTCTGCTGCGCGGTCGGAGCGGCAGCTGGAGAGGAACTGTCGGATGCTCGGCTCCAGGAGGCACAGACGGCCTTCGACGAGGCGACGAAGCTCCGGGAGGAGGGCAAGTACGCCGACGCCTTCGCGCGGGCGGAGCATGCACTCACGCTCCGGGAGGAGTTGCTCGGGGGCTCGCATCCCCTGGTCGGCAAGAGCCTGAACCAGCTCGGGGCCTTTTACGCCAACGGTGGGGGCGGAGACCGTGGCCGGAGTGAGTCCCTTCTCCTGCGCGCGCTCGGGATCCTGGAAGCGACGCTGGGCAAGAACCATCCGGACGTTGCCACCTCTCTGTACTTCTTGAGCCTGTCCTACGAGGAGCGGGGCGAGTATGAGCAGGCGGAAGCCTCCGCCAGGCGCGCCCTCGCCATTCGGGAGGAAACCCTGGGCAAGGACCATCCGGATGTCTCCAGGGCACTCGGTCGTCTGGCCCGCATCTATCGAGAACAGGGATTGTACAGTCGGGCCGAGCCACTCCTTCTCCGCTCGCTCGCCATCGCGGAGCGGACTCTCGGCGAGAATCATCCAGGCGTCGGTAACGCGCTCAACGGCCTCGCCATCCTCTACTGGAAGCAAGGGTTGTATGACCAGGCCGAGCCGCTCTATCAACGCTCGCTCGCCATTCAGGAGGCAGCGCGCGGTAGGAACCATCCCGAGGTGGCTCCGGCTCTCGGCAATCTCGCTCTCTTGTACATGGAGCAGGGGTTGTATGCTCAGGCCGAGCCGCTCTTTCTGCGAAGTCTGGCGCTCCGCGAACAAGCAATGGGCAAGAGCGACCCCGTGGTCGCCCACGTGCTTCAGCAGTTGGCCGTGCTTTACATGAGGAAAGGATTGCCCGATCGGGCCGAGCCGCTCCTTCAGCGTGCGCTGGCGATCTGGGAGTCCCTGGACAAAAACCATCCCGACGCCGTCTACCCGACCGTCACCCTCTCCAATCTCTATTGGAGGCAGGGGTTGTACGCGCGTGCCGAGTCGATCCTTCAACGCGCGCTCGTGCTCTGCGAGTCGTCCCTGGGCAAGCATCCCCTGGTCGCCATCCTGTACAACAATCTGGCCAACCTCTACCTGGATCAGGGGCGGTACGACCGGGCCGAGCCATACGCCCGGCGCGCGCTCGCCATCCGCGAAGCGACCCTGAGCCCGAATCATCCCGATGTCGCCGCCTCGCTCAGGACACTCGGCGAGCTCCATTTGTTCCGGCGCCGGAGCCGCGACGCCTTGCCGCTCCTCACGCGCGCATTCGCCATGGTCGAGTTGCGTCTGCGTCATGAGGCGCTCGGCTTCTCCGAGTCGCGCCTGGCCACGTTCCTCCAGTACCTTCGAGAAGAGGAGGAGCGCATCTACGCGCTCCAGCGCGCGAACCCGGAAGATGCGGGTGTGCGGCGCCTGGCCCTCACCGCGGCCCTGCTCCTGAAGGGCCGCTCCGTCGATGAAACGGCCAAGACCTCGCGTGTCATCTACAGGAGCCTGGGCGCCGAGGCTCACGACATGTTCGAGCGACTGCGTGGGCTCCGCACCCAGCTGACCCAGCTCACGCTCGAGGGCCCCGGCTCGCTCGCCCCCGCGGAGCACCAACGGCGGCTGAGGGAACTCACCCACCAGTGCGATGCCCTCGAGGCCGAACTCGCCCAGCGCTCGGCGCCTCTGCGCGCGCTGGCCGCGCTGCCAGGACCGGAGGTCATCGTGGACCGGGTGGCGGCGGCCCTCCCGCGCGACAGCGCGCTCCTCGAACTCATCTCCTATACGGACCGTCCGCTCGCCCCCAAGGCCGGACACTCGAAGGCGCAGCCTCCGGGTCAGCAGCGCTATCTGGCCCTGGTGCTCTTCCCCAATGGGCGTACCCGTGCCCTCGACCTCGGACCGGCGGCTCCCATCGATACCGCCGCCACAGCCCTGCGTGACGCCCTCGCTCGCCGTGATGCCGCGTTTCAGGCCCCCGCCCAAGTGCTCTATCAACGGGCCTTCCGGCCGCTACTGCCGCTGCTGGGAGACACCCGCCACGTCTTCCTCTCCACGGATGGCCAGCTGGGCCTGGTGCCCTTCACGGCCCTCCATGATGGGCGCCAGTTCCTCGTCGACTCCTTCGACTTCACCTATCTCACCTCCGGGAAGGATCTGCTGCCGCGCTCCCAGCAAGAGGCGCCCTCCCACTCCGTGGTCGTCGTCGCGGATCCGGACTTCGGTGCCCTGCTCCCAGCGCCATCCGCTTCTCCCGCGAACGCGGCGACCCCCGCCGGGCGCTCCTCCTCGCTGGACTCGTTCTTCTCCACGCTGCGCGCGGACGTGGCGGAACACCCATGGACTCCACTGCCCGGCTCGCGCCAGGAGGCCGAGGCCATCCAGCGGCTCGTACCCCAGGCGCAGCTCTTCCTGGGCGCCGAGGCGACCAAGGAGCGGCTGCTGCACCTGCCGACGCCCGGCGTGTTGCACCTCGCCACGCATGGCTTCTTCCTCGAGGCCGCCCCCGCGCCCGAGGGCTCGCGCGGCCTTGGCCACTTCGGTGCGATGGGAGATGGCGCGCCCGTGCCGCTCTCGGCCAACGCGTTGCTGCGCTCTGGCCTGGTCCTCGCGGGTGCCTCGGCGCCCTCAGCCTCCAGCACCGCGAGGACTCCGCCCGAAGTCGCTCTTGTGACGGCTCTCGAGTTGGCGGGCCTGAACCTGTGGGGCACGCAGCTGGTGGTGCTGTCGGCGTGTGACACGGGAAGAGGCGACGTGAAGATTGGCCAGGGCGTCTACGGGCTGCGCCGGGCCTTCGTCGCGGCGGGAGCGGAGACGGTCGTCATGAGCCTGTGGAAGGTGAATGACGAGACGACGCGCGAGCTGATGGAGGCCTACTACCGCAACCTGCTGACGGGACAGGGCAGGGCCGCCGCGCTGCGAGAGGCCATGCGCTCGCTGCGAGCCACCCGACCCCATCCGCACTACTGGGCGCCCTTCATCGCCGTGGGCCGAGACGCTCCGCTGCGCGGACTGGGGCCCACCGCGCCGGAGCCGCCGGAGAAATAGCCCGCGGATTTCGTGCATGATTGCCCAGGTCACCGGCTCCTCGCGTTTGCGGGCCAGGGCTTCACGTCCACCCAAACGAACTCGCAGGAGAGAGAGCTCCCTGCAGCAGCGACTGCGCTGGACGGCGGTCGACGTGCGGCCTCCTCCTCCCCGAAAGCAGCCCTGGTGCGCCTTCCTGGAGGGCTTCTCCCGGGGAAGGTGTCAAAGGGCTCGTCGCCTGCGAATCGCCTGACACCCTTCCCGGCCCGAGCATCTCAAGCGCAACCCGCGACCGTTGGGGCAGGCCTCCACGCGCCAGGCGCTGCGAGAGTTGCGTGAGCAGTACCGCACCTTCGTCACGGCGTTACGACAGGCGGCGGCTCGTTGGAGGCGGGGGGACTTTTCAGCGCCCTTTCCGCCTTTTTCATTCCCGCCACCTGTTGTGTCAGGTCACATCGCTCGAATTCTTTGACACCCTCGAGACACCCTCGAAGAGCAGAGCCGGGCGCCAAGGGCCCCACGCTCCTCACTGCCCGAGCGACGAGGGCGGCTGCTTCGCGCTGAAGGCGGGCGAGTAGCACTTGTCCTGGTGCTCGTAGAGCACGTCCGGGCACGGGGCCTTCAACTCGTGAGGCAACCAGCAGGCACCGACCAACTCGACCTCGGCGTAGCGATGGCAGGGAGGGCGCTTCTGTCCCTTGAAGGGCTCGCGCGGCAGCGGACGGGCGAGTACGGATTGCCCCGCGTCCGCGGTGTCCACGAGCCCGCCATGGGTGGGCGTGTCCGGATTTTCGCCCGCTGCGGGCTCCTCATAGCTCCCAGGCGCGGGCGGGGCGCTCGCCAAAGGCTCTGGGCACTCGGGAGTTGGGGACACCGAGGCCAGACGCACCCTGAGAAGGTGTCCTGAGAAGGTGTCTGAGAAGGTGTCAGACGATTTGTACGGACGCTTCGTAAGAAACTCCAGGAGGTGTCTCCAGGAGGTGTCTGTCTCCAGGAGGTGTCAGAGAACTTGTTCCGATCCCTCACCGCCTACGAGTCGTCTGACACCTCTCAGCGGCCGGTCTGACACCTCTCAGCGGCCGGCGGGCCGGCGGGCTGACGCGGTAGATGGGCGCGGCGAGCACGCCCACGACCCCGCCGGGCGTTGACTGCGCTCCCGTGAAAGGAGCGCGGGCATTCACGCGGCCCGGGCCATAGAATGCATGGCATGTACTTGGTCCCAAGCAAGCCCCCCGCTCCCAGCTGCCCGGAGTGTGGCATTCCGCTGCACGGCCGGAGCACGCGTGAGGGCACCCTGCAGGTGTGTCCCCGGTGCCAGGGCCACTGGGACGCCCGTCCCCAGACGTCGCTCACCCCCCTGCTCACCCAGGCGCTGGAGCAACGCTCGCGGTGGACCCGCGAGGGGCTCTGTGCCCGGGGTCGGCACGAGTCCCGGCCTCCCGACGAGCACTGTTCCCGCTGCCCCGAGGCCTCCCATCGCTGCCCCTCGTGTGCCGCGCGGCTGTTCCCCAGCGAGCTGCGGGGTCAACCGATCGAGGTGTGTCCGCGCTGTCCGGGCCTGTGGATGAGCGCGAGAGCCTGGGTCGCATTGCGCCAGGAACCCGCTCTGGCCTCCCTCGCCGTGAACCTGGGCGCTGGGGGCAGCATCCAGCGGGGTCCCTCTCCCTGGCCCCAGCGGGTGGCGGTCCTCGTCGGCCTCGTGGGCACGGCCGCCGTGTCGGGCGCCTTCGAAGGGCTCCTCCACCTGCTCTGGTCCCTCTTCCGGGGCGGTTGAGTCGACTCATGCCGTCCTTCTACGCTCTGGCGCATGACCCTCCATCGCCCCCTGACGGATCGGCTGCGCGACAGCACCGGCGTGGGCCCGGGGAAGGAGTCAAAGGGGCTCGTCGCCTGCAAATCGTCTGACACCCTTCCCGGGTGGTTCCGCCGTGGAGCCATTCGGGAGATGCTGCCCTCATGAGAACGGTCTCGGTGACACAGCGGGCGATGGCGATGAGCCTTGCCTTCGTACTTGTTTCCTGTAGTGCGGCGCGCCCTCCAGCGATCGGACCCACCGGGCCCCGGGACCTGACCAGGTACGTGATTGTTCTTGAGCGACGAGCAGATGGGCAGGTAGAGCACGCCTGGATTCCGCTGAAGGAATTCGATCTGACGAAGTTCCAGCACGCCATGAACACGATGAACGTCCGTCGAGACATCGTGCGGGTCTCCTCGTCGGGCTTGAATGCGTATTGCGAGGGGCGGCGTGCACAGTGCGAACAGGACTGTCTCAAGAGTAGCAGGCCATTCGCGATTGGTCGCCGCAAATACATGGACACCAGGGGGCAACCGTGGCGCATTGCCAGGGGGTGGTGGTGTCCGGAAAACTGCATGGATGCTTTTGTTGAATGCACGAAGGGCCGCGGCGAGTGGGCAGAGGAGTACGCAGCCGAGTTCGATGCGGTAGAACCCGCCATTGACTGGCTCAAGAAGCATCGCAGGGAGATTGCCGTGGGCACCGTCGTGGTCATTGCCGGTGTCGCCTTCGCCGTCGTGGCCGCTGGTTCGGCAGGCGCGGTACTCGTTCTGACGCCAATCCTGGTCATGGCGGAACGCTCCCCGGGAATGCTCTCCGGAATCGAGCTCGCGGAGGTGTGCAGGTGACAATCTTCGAGGAGCTCACAGGCGCGACGCTTTTCATCGGGACCCGGCGGCGAGCAGCGGAGGCGAAGGGTCGACAGGACGAAGAGAAGCTCTGGCGCTATGTACGCGCATTCAACCACTTCGTCCTCATTACCGGCCAGATCTACCGATTCGAAGACTCACTCGAGGGCAAGGTTCCAACGGAACGTCCTCCCGTCAGCGCACACCTGGGCAAGCATGAGGGGATGCTCGTGGAGCCGGCGGTGGAACTGCTGCTCAAGACCCTGGACGAAACACCCGAGCTCGAACAGAAGCAGCATGTGCGCCTTCTCATCGCCCTCCTCGACTTCATCGCCCGGACTGGACAGCTCGATGAGGCCGAGGACTACTTCATCAATCAACTGGACCATGCCCCAATGGCCATCGCGCACTTCACCAGCCATGAGGAAGCCGAGGCCTGGATGAAGAGCGTCGCAGAACCACCGAGCCCGGTCCGCATCCTCATCGGCGATGCGTATTACCAATTCTGGTATACGCGTGAGGACAATACGCGCGGGATGTATCGCGAATATTGCATAGAGCCGGTGCTGGAGGCGCTGACCGCCAGGGGAATCCCCCCGCGGACTCCTTCGTTCGCCACACACGTGGAGGCGAAGGAATGGTTGATGAGCCACCCAGCCAATCCCTATGCCTTCGTGGTAATCGCCGGGGAGCACTACTTGGCGGTGCATCACCCGAGGCTGAAGCGTCACTCCCTCCACCACGTGGCGTCAGCCCTGAAAGACTGGGAGGAACGCAAGAGGGCCGTGGAGCTCGATACGGCCCTGGAGGCCGCGGCTCCGTCGGATGGAGCCGATGAGTAGCTAGACGCACGGCGGCTCGCGGGGGAGGGTTATGGGTGATGTGGCTGAGAAGGTGTCAGACAATTTGTACGGGACGATTCGTAAGAACTTGTTCCGCTCCCTCGCCGTCTACGAGTCGTCTGACACCTCTCAGGCGGCCTCGTACTCCTCCCAGAGGGCGAGGTACTCGGCGCGGCATGGGCGCTCGGAGAAGACGCGCGAGACGGCTTCCCGCTCGCGCCGCAGCTTCTCCTCGCGGCTCACACCGTCATGGGGAGTGATGTCTCCCGCGCGCGCCTCGCTCGCGTCGTGTAGCAGCGCCATGCGCACCAGCCCCCCCCGCTCGGGGTGGGATGCGCCCTTTTTCCAATTCTCTCATAAGCTGAATATCGCCAAATATCCAACTTCGAATTGCGGTGAGTGAAATCCAATTCTATTCATCATCGCAACTTGGAGTTGCGGTCCATCGCGTGTGCGGAGGGGACCGTTTGCGACTTCTTGGGGGAGAACGACCATGACATCCACGAATGATGCATCCCGGAGACCCGCGACCTTCCTGCTGGCGAGCTCGGGGGCGCCGGGGCATCTGCTTCGCGTCCTGGACCTCGCGCAGCAGCTCACCGCTCGGGGCAACCGGGTGCTGTTCAAGGCGAAGGCGAGCCTGGCGGCCGATGTGAAGGCCGTCGGCGCGGAGCACCTGCCTCATGAGCGGGTGCTCGACGTCCAGGACATTGGCGATCTCGCCCAGTTCACGAGTCTGCCGCCCTGGATGCCGTCGGTCCCCTTCGGCATCACGATGTTCCGGAGCATCGGCCAGGCGAACAACGTCCAGCTCGCGCGAGAGCTGGAGCCTGTCTTGAAGCGCGAGAAGGTGGACTGCGTGGTCCACGACTTCTTCGAGCTGGGCGCGGCCTGGGCCGCCGAGCGCGCCGGCATTCCCTGGGCGAGCGCCGGGAACATGGGTACGGTCCTCACGGCGGATGAGCTGCCGCTGATCTTCAGCACGATGCCGTCCATGAAGCACTTCTTCCGGTTCCCCGCGCTGATGCACCTGCTGATGGGCCAGCTGATGCCGTTGAACGAGGCGAGGGCCCAGCTCGGTCTGTCCCCCTATCGTGGCCGCTCGGCGCACCTCGTCCAGGCCGCGGCCTCGCCCAAGCTCCACATCATCATGGGCCACCGGGGACTCGCCGGGGGCATTTCGCTGCGCGACAACCAGCTCTTCGTCGGGCCAACGACCGCCAACAGCTCCACGAGCCGCAAGGAAGCGCCGCACGTCGAGCCCGGGACCGTGATCGTCAGCACGACGACGACCCATGCGGACAATGGCTTGTTCCGGCGCGTGTTGGAGGCGGTCTCGCCCATGAACGTCCCCGTGCTCGCCACGGCCGCGGGGGCCCAGGACATCCCCTCCGGGCTCGGCTCCCACATCCGTATCGAGCGCTACGTTCCCCACGACGAGGTGTTCCCCAAGGCCCGGGCGTTGATCACCCACGGGGGTTGGGGCGCGGTGGGTCGCGCCCTGTACACGGGTCTGCCCATGCTGGTCATCCCCCTCGTTGGAGACCAGACCCTCAACGCGTCACTGGTCGAGCGCGCGGGGCTCGGGCGCTACCTGCCCTTGGAGAAGGCGACTCCCGAGCGGATCCGCTCCGAGTTGCAGGCGCTCCTTGCCGACGAGTCGCTGCGGGCCCGCGCCCGGAAGGTCTCCTCGGAGATTCAGCAGCTCAAGAGCGGGCAGGTCGCCGCGCGTGCCCTCGAGAAGCTGGCCTTCGAGGGGAACGTGGACGTCGAGAGCATTTCCGCCGCGGCCTAGATTCCGTCGTCGCCACCGCGGACAGCCTTTTGAAGCTCGGGCTGGTCAGGCCAGTTGCATGAGGACTTCGGTCATTCCATCCTCGTGAACCTGATTCCCGGAGATCACGGCCTGGAATCCACACTTCTCGAGGACGCGGATCGACCCGGCGTTGTGGGAAGCGACCCACGCATTCAGCGGCCGGGTGCGCTCGAGCGCGAGAAACTCCGAGAGCGCCCGGGTTGCGATGCCTTTGCCCCAGTGCTCGCGCCCGATCCAATAGCCCACGAGGCGTTTGGCATCCTGCTCCCAACTGCCGATGTTCCCGACGACCACGCCGCCCACCACGATGGTGCGGCTGAGGTTTTCAGGGCGGAGAACGTTCGTGCGCCAGTGGGTCATGAACGCATCGCGCTCCCGCGATTCAAACGCGGCCATGCGCAGCGCCTCGGGGTCGCGCTGGTGTTCGAAGAAGATCGGAAGGTCCTCATCGGTGACGGTGCGGAGGATCATTGTGTGGAGGCAGGAGGCAGGTCTTGGCGTACGTGAAGGGAGCAGGAGGGGTGAGAGCGATTCTGGAGCACCTGGGGTTGCCGATTGCCGGGCGCCCCGGGCTCCTCACTGCCCGAGCGACGAGGGCGGCGGCTTCGCGCTGAAGGCGGGCGAGTAGCATTCACCCTCGTGCTCATAGAGCACGTCCGGGCACGGGGCCTTCAACTTGTGAGGCAACCAGCAGGCACCGACCAACTCGACCTCGGCGTAGCGATGGCAGGGAGGGCGCTTCTGTCCCTTGAAGGGCTCGCGCGGCAGCGGACGGGCGAGTACGGATTGCCCCGCGTCCGCGGTGTCCACGAGCCCGCCATGGGTGGGCATGTCCGGATTGTCGCCCGCCGCGGGCTCCTCGTGGCTCCCATACGCGGGCGGGGCGCTCGCCAAAGGCTCCGGGGTGTTGGGGGTTGGGCAAACCGAGGCCAGACGCACCAGCGCGAAGAGAAGGGCGCACACCATGGCGGCACTCGCCATGCCCCACCCCAGGCTCCACCGGAGGCGGGGCTCGTGGGTGTCGGACACTGCGCGGGCCATGCGCCGCACTTCCTCGAGCACACTCTCCAACGTGAGCAGCAGCGATTCCGCCGACTGCCTGTCCAGGGCCCTGGCCCAGTCGGTGTGCTCCACTTCCATGGCGGAGTAGCCCCGCGAGGCCCAGGAGCCGAAGATCACCCGCCAGTCCTTGCGCGCTGCCGCGTCCTCCTTGGCGGCGTGCTTGCGCACCAGGGCCGTGGCCCCGCTCGTCTCGTGCGTGGCCAGGTAGAGTTCCTCCTGGCTGTCATGGGACTGCTGCACCTGCTCCTGAATCACGTACGGCCCCAATCGCTCCGGTTCATCCCCGCTCGCTTCGGACTTCTTCTCCTCGTCCATGCTTGCTCCTCCTCCCTGACCTCCCCGCCCGCGGGTGGCCAGGAGCCATGGTGTTCGCATGGACCGCGCCTGACTTCCAGGAGGTACTCGGTTCGTCAGGTGGGGGCCTACTCCTGGGGAAGGTGTCTGGCGAAGTCTCGGAGAAGGCGTCTCCACACCCTTTCTGGGACACCCTTCCTGGCCGGGCGCGGAAGGTCATGGCCGGCCGACGGTCTTCTTCTCCGCGCGGTCGAATGCGTCGCGGGCCTGCTGGACCTCGGGACGATGGCGCTGGGCCCACAGGGCGAGCTCGGCCACGGGGGCGAGCAGGGTGTGTCCGAAGGGCGTGAGGTCGTAGTCGACGCGCGGCGGATTCGTCGGGGTCACGGTGCGCTTCACCATGCCGTCGCGTTCCAGGCCGCGCAGGGTGAGGGTCAACATGCGCTGCGAGATGCCCTCGATGGCGCGCTTCAACTCACTGAAGCGCTGGGGGCCCTCCCCGAGGATGACAATCAACAGAACGCTCCACTTGTCGCCGATGCGCGTGAGGATCTCGCGCGTCGCCAGACAGTCCGCATCGAAGCGCCCGGTAATCTTCCCCTTCCCTGGTGACTTCAATGTGCCTCCTTGTCGAGCGGTGCCCGGAACCGCAACATGCCGCCGCTTCCGAAAAGTAACCAGGAACACGAAAGTAACCAAGTCCTCTCGAGGAATCCCCATGTCCATTCGAACCCGTGTCGTCCTCGCCCTGTCGTCCCTGTTGCTCGCGCCGCTCGCGCGGGCGGAGCCTCCGCCGTCCGCACAGCCTGTCATTCACGAGGATCAGCTCAAGAAGCTCGGTGAGCAGCGGCTTCCGGACCCCCTCGTTCGTGTCGATCAGCTCAAGAAGATCAGCGCGCACGTGTCCATCATCCCGGACGGCGGCGTCCCCCTGGTCCCCAACGTCGGCTTCATCCTCGGCGACAAGGCGCTGCTCGTGGTGGACACGGGCCTGGGTGCTCGCAACGGGGCCGCGGTGGCCCGGGTGGCGAAGCGGCTCGCCGACAAGCGCCGCATCTACCTCGTGACCACCCACGCCCATCCCGAGCACGACCTGGGCGCCCAGGCGTTCCCGGCGAACATCACGATGATCCGCTCCGAGGGCGAGGAGAAGGACATCGCGGAGTCTGGCCTCTCCCTGGCGCAGATGTTCTCGCGCATGTCCCCGGTCAATGCCGAGCTGCTCAAGGACGCGCGGTTCCGTGAGGCGGACATCACCTTCCAGGACACGCTGGACCTGGACCTGGGCGCGCTGCGCGTACGCCTGCTGGCCTTCGGCCCGAACCACACGCGGGGCGACACCGGCGTTTGGATCGAAGCCGACCGGGTGCTCTTCTCCGGCGACGTGGCGATGCAGTACACGGCCGCGTTCGCCAGCCCCTCGTCCACCTTCGCCCACTGGCGCAAGACACTCGACGAGGTGGAGGCGCTCAAGCCCTCGATCATCGTGCCCAGCCACGGCCCCGTGGGCGGCCTGGAGTTCGTCGCGGGC is part of the Cystobacter fuscus DSM 2262 genome and harbors:
- a CDS encoding MBL fold metallo-hydrolase, with protein sequence MSIRTRVVLALSSLLLAPLARAEPPPSAQPVIHEDQLKKLGEQRLPDPLVRVDQLKKISAHVSIIPDGGVPLVPNVGFILGDKALLVVDTGLGARNGAAVARVAKRLADKRRIYLVTTHAHPEHDLGAQAFPANITMIRSEGEEKDIAESGLSLAQMFSRMSPVNAELLKDARFREADITFQDTLDLDLGALRVRLLAFGPNHTRGDTGVWIEADRVLFSGDVAMQYTAAFASPSSTFAHWRKTLDEVEALKPSIIVPSHGPVGGLEFVAGYRDFFTSIQERTVAAKKAGRTVDQAVAEITKDLSSRYLDPMRLDWAIRAAYAEFN